The proteins below come from a single Acaryochloris sp. CCMEE 5410 genomic window:
- a CDS encoding ABC transporter ATP-binding protein: MNSSVSLQNISKIYNQVTVVNNLSLGIQSGEIFGLLGPNGAGKSTTIRMMTTLTKPSQGNIQIAGLDIDQGQKIKRKIGVVLQQVSLDQDLTVWENMEMHGRLHHLPKSLRQDRIHHYLDYVDLLQRQQDVVRQLSGGMMRRLQIARALLHQPQILFLDEPTVGLDPQSRRRIWEIIQELNHQGMTIVLTTHYMEEVESLCDRIGIIDKGQLIALGTLAELKQQHGEGLLVKQVGESSRPQWDYQFFPTLAAAQDYLDRQTHRVGMMVRPANLEDIFVELTGRNLD; this comes from the coding sequence ATGAATTCATCTGTTTCTCTTCAGAATATTTCCAAAATCTATAACCAAGTTACAGTGGTCAATAACCTGTCTTTAGGGATTCAATCAGGAGAGATATTTGGACTGCTAGGGCCGAACGGAGCTGGGAAATCAACCACGATTCGGATGATGACCACCCTCACCAAACCGTCTCAAGGAAATATTCAGATTGCGGGGCTGGATATTGATCAGGGGCAAAAAATTAAGCGCAAAATTGGTGTGGTTTTGCAGCAGGTCAGTTTGGATCAGGATCTAACGGTTTGGGAAAATATGGAGATGCATGGCCGCCTGCACCATTTACCCAAATCCCTCCGCCAGGATAGAATTCACCACTACTTGGACTATGTTGACCTGCTGCAGCGACAGCAAGATGTTGTCCGCCAACTGTCGGGCGGGATGATGCGCCGACTGCAAATTGCTAGAGCGCTTCTGCACCAGCCTCAAATTTTATTTCTGGATGAGCCAACGGTCGGGCTTGATCCCCAATCGAGGCGAAGAATTTGGGAAATTATCCAGGAGTTAAACCACCAAGGAATGACAATTGTACTGACCACCCACTATATGGAAGAGGTGGAATCCTTGTGCGATCGCATCGGTATTATCGACAAGGGCCAACTGATTGCCCTAGGCACCCTGGCAGAACTCAAACAACAGCATGGAGAAGGGTTGTTGGTTAAACAGGTGGGAGAAAGTAGCCGTCCCCAATGGGATTACCAATTTTTCCCCACCTTGGCGGCAGCCCAAGACTATCTGGATCGTCAAACCCATCGGGTGGGGATGATGGTTCGTCCTGCCAACCTAGAAGATATTTTTGTGGAACTAACGGGACGCAATTTGGATTAA
- a CDS encoding glucokinase: protein MQTILAGDIGGTKTILRLVKAEPSLSLPSIPQLTTISEQTYPSQDFPDLSPMIEQFLAQFDTGTATQAACFGIAGPVVDDTSELTNLSWSLNARRLESEFGINRVALINDFASVGYGILGLGEQDIATLQAVPANPKAPIAVIGAGTGLGEGFLMPNTKGYQVFPSEGGHADFAPRTPIEFQLLDFLREEMKLDRVSVERVVSGTGIVSIYRFLRSLGQHSESSEMAQVFQAWEHREDTAENLVDPAAAIAQAALQKTDPLCQQTLTLFVEAYGAEAGNLALKLLPYGGLYIAGGVAAKILPLLQTGAFLKTFQTKGRVSPLLHKVPIHVVLNPKVGLMGSAIYAAQLSADS from the coding sequence ATGCAAACCATTCTTGCTGGGGATATTGGAGGCACTAAAACCATTCTGCGCCTCGTTAAAGCTGAACCGTCGCTGTCCCTACCCTCCATTCCCCAACTGACAACCATATCCGAGCAGACTTATCCAAGCCAAGACTTTCCAGACTTAAGCCCTATGATTGAGCAGTTTCTGGCTCAATTCGATACAGGAACGGCCACCCAGGCAGCCTGCTTTGGCATTGCTGGCCCTGTGGTCGATGACACGTCAGAACTCACCAACTTATCTTGGTCTCTAAATGCTCGTCGTCTGGAGTCAGAGTTTGGCATCAACCGTGTTGCCTTGATCAATGACTTTGCTTCAGTGGGGTATGGCATTTTGGGCTTAGGAGAGCAGGATATTGCGACCCTGCAGGCAGTCCCTGCAAACCCGAAAGCCCCCATTGCCGTCATTGGTGCCGGTACTGGATTAGGGGAAGGATTCCTAATGCCGAATACTAAAGGTTATCAAGTCTTTCCCAGTGAAGGGGGGCATGCAGATTTTGCGCCCCGCACACCGATCGAATTTCAGCTGCTCGATTTCTTGCGAGAGGAGATGAAGCTAGACCGGGTTTCTGTGGAACGGGTCGTATCCGGTACTGGGATTGTCTCAATCTATCGATTTCTGCGCAGTTTAGGGCAACATTCAGAGTCATCTGAAATGGCTCAAGTCTTTCAAGCCTGGGAGCACAGGGAGGATACAGCCGAAAATTTAGTTGATCCAGCAGCTGCGATCGCACAAGCCGCATTGCAGAAAACGGATCCCCTTTGCCAGCAAACCTTAACCCTCTTTGTCGAAGCCTATGGAGCCGAAGCCGGGAATCTAGCCTTAAAACTGTTGCCCTATGGGGGACTGTATATTGCCGGGGGGGTAGCAGCCAAAATTTTGCCCCTACTGCAGACAGGTGCATTCCTTAAAACATTTCAAACCAAGGGACGGGTTAGTCCCCTCCTTCATAAAGTCCCCATTCATGTTGTACTCAATCCCAAAGTGGGGCTCATGGGTTCTGCTATTTATGCAGCCCAGCTCTCAGCAGATTCTTAG